A region from the Nematostella vectensis chromosome 13, jaNemVect1.1, whole genome shotgun sequence genome encodes:
- the LOC5501456 gene encoding conodipine-P1: MGFHNCVNFKNTGLAIIGFMFVFPRVLGLAVRECEADKYTNGCSVPLGMEAPFQKQFTPSCNKHDICYGCGHHYNWTRDLCDDAFLSDMKNTCKERRHHVRHRRFVSALLEVWYFFQGLSKEERRCNLVAEMYYKAVRTFGKPNFEVRENQYCNNTCADKHGSPYMDLPKLPNL, from the exons ATGGGATTTCATAACTGCGTGAACTTCAAGAATACTGGGCTGGCCATTATTGGATTCATGTTTGTTTTTCCGCGTGTTTTGGGCTTAGCGGTGCGTGAATGTGAGGCGGACAAGTATACAAATGGCTGCAGCGTGCCGCTAGGAATGGAGGCTCCTTTTCAGAAACAATTCACGCCGTCATGCAACAAGCACGATATATGTTATGGATGT GGTCATCACTACAACTGGACACGTGACCTATGCGATGATGCCTTTCTCTCAGACATGAAGAACACGTGCAAAGAGCGTCGTCATCACGTGCGTCATCGGCGATTCGTCAGCGCGCTGCTGGAGGTCTGGTACTTCTTTCAGGGACTAAGCAAGGAAGAGAGGCGCTGTAACCTCGTGGCGGAAATGTATTACAAAGCTGTGCGAACGTTCGGAAAGCCAAATTTTGAAGTGAGAGAAAACCAGTACTGCAATAACACTTGTGCCGATAAACACGGGAGTCCTTACATGGATCTACCGAAATTACCGAATTTGTGA